The region AGTCAACTCTAAATGAAAGTTACGTTGAACTATCAGAGGTATGACTGTTGTTGACCTCTATCGTACCAATTTTCTAAATGTTTCAATTAGGAATTGAAGAAATTCATCAAATGAATACTTATTAATCGCTTTAGGAGGTAGCTGTGATCTGGTTATTGCTAAAATTAGGGCCCCTGTTAAGCCAGTATTCATGAAAAATGCTTGAGGTTGAAATGGTTTTAAATGAAAGATAATGGTGGTTGGAACAAGAAAAATCAATAAAAAAATAGCCCCTATTTTCTGATCTTTTCCAAAGACAAGCGCTAAACTGCCTGATATGAGTAAAAAGATAGCAGCCACTAAGAGTATATTTGCCTGAGTTTCAGGAATTCCTTTTTGAATTATTGTATTTAAGACAACTGGGTAATTAAGAAATTTTGAAGGTATTGCAACTACAAATGTTGAGGCTAAAAAAACTCTACCTAAAAAATCAAGAACTCTGCTAGAGAAATAGTGCATTAAATAGTAATAAACTTGGCAGATTAATCTAATTTTAGGGTAATTAGATCAAAATCAAAAATCTCATAATGTGATAGATGCATAATTTATAAACTGGTGAAGGGATAC is a window of Prochlorococcus marinus subsp. marinus str. CCMP1375 DNA encoding:
- a CDS encoding DoxX family protein, with protein sequence MHYFSSRVLDFLGRVFLASTFVVAIPSKFLNYPVVLNTIIQKGIPETQANILLVAAIFLLISGSLALVFGKDQKIGAIFLLIFLVPTTIIFHLKPFQPQAFFMNTGLTGALILAITRSQLPPKAINKYSFDEFLQFLIETFRKLVR